The Caenorhabditis elegans chromosome II genome has a segment encoding these proteins:
- the F10E7.9 gene encoding Amino acid permease/ SLC12A domain-containing protein (Confirmed by transcript evidence) has protein sequence MSETGPSSSHSVVVEPPDSIFSQGETADSSQLPWWQRTILTKDKVLFGTWDGVFATVMVNIFGIIVFLRLGWIVGTAGVANSILLLGICTSLALITVFSAIGIVERCQIKSGGIYFLVSHVLGHQIGGAIGIIYAFGQAVATGLVAVGFGESVAHLFESESKIMIKGIAILTLMVLTAVNTAGVTWVVRLQIVLLLTIALAVTDFIFGALFSSEPESGVFRFSSERIRVNADSHYEAVNCSIIGIPRQIPEQSFFTVFGVFFANFLGVLAGVNMSGDLKDPHKSIPLGELSAVGVSSTICFIFIMILGGVGDRMFLLCDVMISEKVALTGIVFLVGLYVCSLSSTVGSLLGTPRVLQGIAEEGIIPCLNVLARGVGPNDNPVLAGYLLMGVASLFVLLGDLNQLAILSTMPFLITYAYVNYSYVSLAMSYDLATVQHADEVETVGYGSTNKMNDLNELFPERRDVNITSTEETETGIISQEATWYSMFSNRYVSFLGFLVNLAILLLIHFWFAVAHFVALIALYWYIGRVCPTCGPGISTFSLCHMFKTVFSSLDSLRSGATTILPETTFTSGVSSSQQNEANPDYQDRRQYHHSENVSHQLD, from the exons ATGAGTGAGACGGGTCCGTCGTCATCACATTCTGTGGTTGTTGAACCACCTGATTCCATCTTTTCGCAAGGAGAAACTGCCGATTCGTCGCAATTACCATGGTGGCAAAG AACAATCCTAACAAAGGATAAAGTTTTATTCGGAACTTGGGATGGTGTCTTTGCAACTGTTATGGTTAATATCTTTGGTATTATTGTATTCCTTCGCTTAGGATGGATTGTCGGAACAGCAGGAGTTGCTAATTCAATTCTTCTTCTCGGAATATGTACATCACTTGCTCTTATTACCGTATTCTCTGCCATAGGAATCGTTGAAAGATGCCAGATTAAA TCTGGAGGTATTTATTTCCTGGTATCTCATGTTCTTGGTCATCAAATTGGTGGAGCAATTGGGATAATTTATGCATTTGGACAAGCTGTAGCCACTGGACTTGTGGCTGTTGGATTTGGAGAATCTGTTGCTCATTTGTTTGAGTCAGAGAGCAAGATTATGATAAAAGGAATTGCTATTTTGACTTTGATGGTTCTTACAG cagtcAACACAGCAGGTGTCACTTGGGTTGTCCGTCTTCAAATTGTTCTTCTCTTGACGATTGCTCTTGCAGTAActgatttcatttttggagCTCTTTTCAGTAGTGAGCCGGAATCTGGTGTATTCCGTTTCTCATCTGAAAGAATTCGAGTGAATGCAGATTCTCATTATGAAGCTGTTAATTGCTCAATTATTGGTATTCCACGTCAAATTCCTGAGCAATCATTCTTCACAGTTTTCGGAGTATTCTTTGCCAATTTCCTAGGAGTCCTGGCGGGTGTAAACATGAGTGGTGACTTAAAAGATCCTCATAAAAGCATTCCACTTGGAGAATTATCTGCTGTTGGTGTCAGTTCTACaatctgttttatttttattatgattcTTGGTGGAGTTGGAGATAGAATGTTCCTACTTTGTGATGTcatgatttctgaaaaagttgcaTTGACTGGAATCGTTTTCCTTGTTGGATTATATGTTTGCTCACTTTCGTCAACTGTTGGATCACTACTGGGAACACCTAGAGTTTTACAAGGCATAGCTGAAGAAGGAATTATACCATGTTTGAATGTTCTTGCGAGAGGG gttGGACCCAATGATAATCCTGTTTTAGCTGGATATCTTTTAATGGGTGTAGCATCTTTATTCGTACTTCTAGGAGATCTCAATCAACTTGCCATTCTTTCAACAATGCCTTTTTTGATAACTTATGCATATGTCAACTATTCATACGTATCACTTGCAATGAGCTATGACCTGGCTACTGTACAACATGCAGATGAAGTTGAAACTGTCGGTTACGGATCCACGAATAAGATGAACGATCTGAATGAGCTGTTTCCCGAGCGACGAGATGTCAATATTACAAGCACTGAGGAAACTGAAACTGGAATAATTTCCCAAGAAGCAACATGGTATTCCATGTTCAGCAACAGATACGTGTCTTTTCTGGGA tttctggtGAACTTGGCAATCCTTCTCTTAATTCATTTCTGGTTTGCTGTAGCTCATTTTGTCGCTCTCATCGCGTTGTATTGGTACATTGGAAGAGTCTGCCCAACTTGTGGTCCGGGAATTTCAACTTTCTCGTTATGTCACATGTTCAAAACAGTGTTTTCTTCATTAGATTCTTTGCGATCAGGTGCCACAACAATTTTGCCAGAG acaacatTTACGAGCGGCGTATCGAGTTCCCAACAAAACGAGGCCAATCCAGATTATCAAGACAGACGACAATATCATCACTCGGAGAATGTTTCTCATCAATTAGATTAA
- the F10E7.5 gene encoding Ribosome assembly factor mrt4 (Confirmed by transcript evidence): MARSRRDKNVSLTKVKKKTKDTKNNLVNEVRASVDQYKNLFIFTIANMRSTRFIAIRQKYKENSRFFFGKNNVISIALGKQKSDEYANQLHKASAILKGQCGLMFTNMSKKEVEAEFSEASEEDYARVGDVATETVVLPEGPISQFAFSMEPQLRKLGLPTKLDKGVITLYQQFEVCKEGEPLTVEQAKILKHFEVKMSQFRLIFKAHWNKKDGFKELDA; the protein is encoded by the exons ATGGCTCGTTCCCGCAGAGataaaaatg tgtCACTCACAAAAGTCAAGAAGAAGACTAAGGACACAAAGAACAATTTGGTTAATGAG gtcCGTGCAAGTGTCGATCAGTACAAAAACCTTTTCATTTTCACGATTGCTAACATGAGAAGCACACGATTCATTGCC ATCAGACAAAAGTACAAGGagaattcaagatttttcttcGGAAAGAACAATGTCATTTCTATCGCTCTTGGAAAACAGAAGTCTGATGAGTACGCAAATCAGCTTCACAAAGCCAGTGCAATTCTGAAGGGTCAATGCGGTCTCATGTTCACCAACATGTCCAAAAAGGAAGTTGAGGC TGAATTCTCCGAAGCTTCAGAAGAAGATTACGCTCGTGTAGGAGATGTTGCCACAGAGACAGTTGTTCTACCAGAAGGACCAATTTCACAATTTGCCTTCTCTATGGAGCCACAACTGCGAAAACTTGGTCTCCCAACGAAACTTGACAAAGGAGTTATCACCCTCTACCAACAGTTTGAGGTGTGCAAAGAAGGCGAACCGCTGACTGTGGAGCAGGCTAAAATCTTGAAGCACTTCGAAGTGAAGATGTCTCAATTCCGTCTTATCTTCAAAGCTCACTGGAACAAGAAAGACGGCTTCAAAGAGCTTGATGCTTAA
- the F10E7.6 gene encoding uncharacterized protein (Partially confirmed by transcript evidence) produces the protein MWRVLLSRSSILAQARGLATKRNAPEPKFTQSAAFQGRGSRGMPQFKPDYYSSDAYANKKVLSAIGSLIAIVIYFGWLREPSDLDEIWSAPPHILTSNLERKMLREQIKQAQEKGMDTALLRAQLEYVDVKEEALRIQFEQKTNQLARRNQQS, from the exons ATGTGGAGGGTTTTGTTATCTCGTTCCTCAATATTAGCTCAAGCCAGAGGATTGGCAACCAAGAGAAACGCACCTGAACCGAAGTTTACACAAAGTGCCGCATTTCAA GGTCGTGGATCTCGAGGAATGCCACAATTCAAGCCAGATTACTACTCATCAGACGCGTATGCCAACAAAAAAGTGCTATCAGCTATCGGAAGTCTTATAGCAATTGTAATCTATTTCGGTTGGCTCAGAGAACCATCAGATTTGGACGAAATATGGAGCGCTCCACCACACATTTTGACCTCCAATTTGGAGAGAAAAATGCTTCGAGAACAAATTAAGCAAGCTCAAGAGAAGGGAATGGATACAGCGCTTCTACGAGCACAATTGGAGTATGTGGATGTTAAGGAAGAAGCCTTGCGAATTCAATTCGAGCAGAAGACAAATCAACTGGCTAGAAGAAATCAACAATCATAA
- the cutl-5 gene encoding ZP domain-containing protein (Confirmed by transcript evidence) encodes MLISIVWYSFFFITVVSSLKYPNEIVDTPIVICEEDKIIIKIKTSMSNPSNIYVDGRENDMECVSRNQNKIEVAHDKCGVVNEKTEQPNGSIRRLCIFVQLHPLFVTESDRSYCAQCVYADSHVMKDIESTLDISEAPPLQLSPQFDAPVMPKCNYSIRKQGKDGPPVQYASIGDSVFHVWSCDGNHNGILVQNCHVEDGQGNKILIIDQNGCGIDHYVMDTPIYNGEQSIAFQETHVFKFAQRTVTRFICQIKICMKGDDCKRLSPPEACPSLEERFNEDPDKGKVFADEIHPPASMPSDLTGPNGDTSVEFVRRAPAKGSIYYGVGYNPKRHRREILINTAPRSPKQFVMKNGYPEMEMVGELRVFENPQDVEYYESQRSSASATSSVCESQSSTLFFCLLVTALVVLSILLISLFLLVSSRIRSGKNNSMHFAQ; translated from the exons ATGCTAATATCTATCGTCTGGTATTCGTTTTTCTTTATAACAGTTGTCTCCTCGCTCAAGTATCCAAATGAAATCGTTGACACACCAATTGTGATTTGCGAAGAAGACAAAATTATAATCAAG ATAAAAACTTCAATGTCAAATCCATCAAATATCTACGTAGATGGACGGGAAAATGATATGGAATGTGTGTCAAGGAATCAgaacaaaattgaagttgCACATGATAAGTGTGGAGTTGTAAATGAGAAAACG GAACAACCAAATGGTTCAATTCGTCGTCTATGTATATTCGTACAACTTCATCCACTTTTCGTCACTGAATCTGATCGTAGTTACTGTGCTCAATGTGTATATGCTGATTCTCATGTAATGAAGGATATTGAATCAACACTGGATATAAGTGAAGCTCCGCCTCTTCAACTTTCACCTCAATTCGATGCTCCTGTAATGCCAAAGTGTAATTATTCGATAAGAAAACAAGGAAAAGATGGTCCACCAGTACAGTATGCTTCAATTGGAGACAGTGTATTCCATGTTTGGAGTTGTGATGGAAATCATAACGGGATTCTAGTACAGAATTGCCATGTGGAAGATGGACAGGGAAATAAGATTCTTATTATTGATCAAAATGGATGTGGAATTGATCATTATGTTATGGATACTCCAATATATAATGGAGAACAATCGATTGCATTTCAAGAAACTCATGTGTTCAAATTTGCTCAAAGAACAGTAACACGTTTTATCTGTCAAATCAAGATTTGTATGAAAGGGGATGACTGTAAACGATTATCG CCACCTGAAGCATGTCCGTCTTTAGAAGAACGATTCAACGAAGATCCAGACAAAGGAAAAGTATTTGC agatgaGATCCATCCTCCAGCTTCAATGCCTTCTGATTTGACTGGCCCTAATGGAGATACTTCAGTTGAATTTGTTCGTAGAGCACCAGCCAAGGGAAGCATTTACTATGGCGTTGG TTATAATCCAAAACGACATCGACGTGAGATTCTGATCAACACTGCTCCACGTTCACCAAAACAATTTGTAATGAAAAATGGATATCCAGAAATGGAAATGGTCGGAGAATTAAGAGTTTTCGAGAATCCACAAGATGTTGAGTATTACG aatccCAACGATCCTCCGCTTCAGCTACATCGTCTGTCTGCGAATCACAATCTTCTACATTGTTCTTCTGTCTTCTTGTTACTGCTCTCGTTGTACTCTCGATCCTGCTCATCTCGCTTTTCTTGCTAGTTTCCTCTCGAATTCGTTCCGGCAAAAACAATTCAATGCATTTCGCACAATGA
- the spon-1 gene encoding Spondin-1 (Confirmed by transcript evidence), with product MLRFVAILQFILLLLLIFSCNADEAKCTIKPYEAKGDKSPGSNGYVIEINGTTTKSMDISKGFVPGEIYKVSIRGWRTQYTVKTFRGFVVSSLFEDNTSAGSWQVVKGHGDARISPGCRQSGVSHANLKSKTSVHMMWKAPEVSSGCVVFRASVIETKYIWFTEAEGLTVKLCIQKGTQILKPVDDPSATCCACDIAQYDLEFTGIWSKNTHPKDYPTLEHLTHFTDMLGSSHSSNYSLWTIGGISTDGMKEIAEWGNTYKAEAEAKAKASEVRSLMKVKGLWFPDVQGTTKSQFVVNKYHHFVSLATMFGPSPDWCVGLSSVNLCLPDCTWAEERTFELQPFDAGTDSGPTYMSPNEPTEPREPIHWITTKLNPLSPFYNSKSDTIPTLAKVILRRKNVTSSECKSDDILKAEAHNITNTSEDEEYKDRRECMMTQWEPWSLCSATCGKGIRIRSRVYVFPIKAQVFHCHRQTTEKQFCNAKINECENSEAFSSKCQVSSWGSWGECSVQCGHGMRSRNRTFLNPATKSGDCSVDLERKDICVGENGDDCNVTPDPLCKTTAWSDWSPCSASCDEGVRVRTRLFFYSEHEKRCMHVNLQEKDTCVMQSCRRFIEINSEEICQEDKQAGQCAGNFPRYWYNHEKTQCERFIFTGCKGNRNQFETEEECKQICLPGYEKSKSLIPNNQLLEDFGNTEVDDGGERVDCEVSKWTAWGSCSVSCGRGKKSRSRHVVKLARNGGHQCSEHLMQELQCRLRPCPVKLTCQVGPWSRWSPCSVSCGEGSQTRRRRVVRARNDDWEEIECDDAETEVRQCTGRHQC from the exons ATGTTGCGATTCGTCGCAATTTTGCAATTCATACTACTTTtgttattaatattttcatgtaATGCAGATGAAGCTAAATGCACAATTAAACCATATGAAGCAAAAGGAGATAAAAGTCCAGGAAGTAATGGATATGTTATTGAA ATAAATGGGACAACAACTAAATCGATGGATATTTCAAAAGGTTTTGTTCCAGGAGAAATATATAAAg tatCAATTCGTGGATGGAGGACTCAGTATACAGTGAAAACATTCCGTGGATTTGTAGtttcatcactttttgaaGACAATACTTCTGCAGGATCTTGGCAG GTTGTGAAGGGACATGGCGATGCAAGAATCTCTCCAGGATGTCGCCAATCTGGAGTTTCTCATGCAAATCTTAAATCGAAAACCTCCGTCCACATGATGTGGAAAGCTCCAGAA gtaTCATCTGGATGTGTGGTGTTCCGTGCGTCAGTAATTGAAACCAAATATATTTGGTTTACCGAAGCCGAGGGACTTACAGTTAAACTTTGTATTCAAA AAggaactcaaattttaaagccAGTTGATGATCCATCTGCTACATGTTGTGCATGCGATATTGCTCAATATGATCTGGAATTCACTGGTATTTGGAGTAAAAATACTCATCCAAAAGACTATCCAACAT tggaaCATCTCACACATTTTACGGATATGCTTGGTTCATCACATTCCTCAAATTATTCTCTTTGGACAATTGGTGGAATATCAACTGATGGAATGAAGGAAATTGCTGAATGGGGAAACACGTACAAGGCAGAGGCCGAGGCAAAAGCAAAAGCTTCCGAAGTCAGAAGTCTTATGAAAGTTAAGGGATTATGGTTTCCAGATGTCCAAGGAACAACTAAATCCCAATTTGTAGTCAATAA ataccaTCACTTTGTCTCCTTAGCAACAATGTTTGGTCCATCCCCTGATTGGTGTGTTGGGCTTTCTTCAGTTAATCTTTGTCTTCCTGATTGTACTTGGGCAGAGGAAAGAACTTTTGAACTTCAACCATTTGATGCTGGGACAGATTCAGGACCAACATATATGAGCCCAAATGAACCAACTGAACCACGTGAACCAATTCACTGGAtaactacaaaattgaatCCACTTAGTCCGTTCTATAACTCCAAATCAGATACAATCCCAACTCTTGCTAAAGTTAttttaagaagaaaaaatgtaaCTTCATCGGAATGCAAATCTGATGATATTCTTAAAGCAGAAGCACATAATATAACAAATACAAGTGAAGATGAAGAATATAAAGATAGGC GAGAGTGTATGATGACACAATGGGAGCCATGGAGCCTGTGCTCAGCCACGTGTGGGAAAGGAATTAGAATTCGTAGTCGAGTTTATGTATTTCCAATTAAAGCTCAAGTATTTCATTGTCATCGACAGACAACtgagaaacaattttgtaatgcaaaaatcaatgaatgtGAAA ATTCAGAAGCATTCAGCTCAAAATGTCAAGTGAGTTCATGGGGCTCTTGGGGCGAATGCAGTGTTCAATGTGGTCACGGAATGAGAAGCAGAAATCGAACATTCTTAAATCCAGCTACAAAATCAGGAGACTGTAGTGTTGACTTGGAGAGAAAGGATATTTGTGTTGGAGAGAACGGGGATGATTGCAATGTGACGCCTGATCCATTGTGTAAGACAACTGCATGGTCCGATTGGTCACCATGTTCAGCTTCATGTGATGAAGGAGTTCGTGTCAGGACTCGACTCTTCTTCTACTCAGAACATGAAAAAAGATGTATGCATGTCAATTTACAAGAGAAGGATACATGTGTCATGCAATCTTGTCGaagatttattgaaattaattctGAAG AAATCTGTCAAGAAGACAAACAAGCTGGTCAGTGCGCAGGAAATTTCCCTCGTTACTGGTACAATCACGAAAAAACTCAATGCGAACGATTCATTTTCACTGGATGCAAAGGAAATCGAAATCAGTTTGAAACCGAAGAAGAATGCAAACAAATATGTCTTCCGggatatgaaaaatcaaaatcattgATTCCAAATAACCAACTTCTTGAAGATTTTGGAAATACAGAAGTGGATGATGGTGGTGAAAGAGTTGATTGTGAAGTTTCAAAGTGGACAGCATGGGGATCTTGCTCTGTGAGCTGTGGTAGAGGAAAGAAATCGAGATCAAGACACGTTGTGAAGTTAGCAAGAAATGGTGGACATCAATGTTCTGAACATTTAATGCAGGAATTGCAATGCAGATTGAGGCCTTGCC ctgtaaAATTGACTTGTCAAGTTGGTCCTTGGTCCCGTTGGTCTCCCTGCTCTGTTTCATGTGGTGAAGGATCACAGACCAGAAGAAGACGTGTTGTACGTGCTAGAAATGATGACTGGGAGGAAATCGAGTGTGATGATGCGGAGACCGAAGTCCGACAGTGTACGGGTCGTCATCAATGTTGA
- the F10E7.11 gene encoding ELM2 domain-containing protein (Confirmed by transcript evidence) — MSGFDDDDDDYAPPPDPWKRSIRVDPVLFQADVPLFNEATVEESAREDDTILWTIDQTNQPSDEVIDNYLKDVVGLRKAHDQPCPPAGTESRDDEDALCALYRSNFDTEKAKESFPFPHINAPFRTVRSDALGFDESEAKAFEESLELYGKDFSLIRRLRLPYRKVGELIEYYYQWKLTPGYRVWRDAHPQHAPVVQPHLSAAWHQQAAQLEDQNGQTGFVEASFSEPSTSEEPSTLTN; from the exons ATGAGTGGCTTCGACGACGATGATGACGACTATGCACCACCGCCAGACCCATGGAAAAGAAGTATTCGTGTGGATCCAGTACTTTTCCAAGCCGACGTCCCGCTTTTTAATGAAGCAACGGTTGAAG AATCTGCTCGAGAAGATGACACTATTTTATGGACAATTGATCAGACGAATCAGCCAAGTGATGAAGTTATTGACAACTATCTCAAAGATGTAGTAGGCTTACGAAAAGCCCACGACCAACCATGTCCACCAGCTGGCACCGAATCACGAGACGACGAGGACGCTCTATGTGCTTTGTATAGAAGCAACTTTGACACAGAAAAGGCGAAAGAATCATTCCCTTTTCCTCATATAAATGCCCCATTCCGCACTGTTCGCTCAGATGCATTGGGATTCGATGAGAGTGAAGCAAAGGCATTTGAAGAGTCACTCGAGCTGTATGGAAAAGATTTTTCGCTGATAAGGAGACTACGG ctACCCTACCGGAAAGTTGGAGAACTTATCGAATACTACTATCAATGGAAATTAACCCCTGG ctaTCGAGTTTGGCGGGACGCTCATCCACAGCATGCGCCAGTAGTTCAGCCTCATTTATCTGCTGCATGGCATCAGCAAGCAGCTCAACTGGAAGATCAAAATGGTCAAACTGGATTTGTTGAAGCCTCCTTCTCCGAGCCATCTACTTCAGAGGAGCCATCAACTCTTACGAACTAA